The genomic DNA TCCATATAGTTAAAAAAATACCGTCTATCCTTTCTAAAAACTCAAGACTTTTTATGTCAATCCTTCTTATTGTAGCAAACAATGCGTCTTCATAATGAACAATACCATCCACTCCCATAACAGAAATACATGATTCTACATTAAGGATATAACAAAATCCTATAAGTCCTATCATAGCTATTGTGTATTTAAATATTTTTTTATTATTCTTATTGTTATCAAAGGGGATAATCACAAGTATTTCTATTCCTAAAAAAGGGACCAGGGTAACTAAAGTTGCTTTTACATATGCCCCCATATGCCCTGCTACAAAAAAAGGTTTTAAGTTGATTAACTTTCCTTGAGTAAACACAGCTCCATGTATAGTTAAGGCTGCTATGATTATAATAAGACCATATATTTCACAAACCCTTCCAATTACACTCAATTTTTTTATTACAGCATAATATACCACTAAAAAAAATATTAAATTTAATGCCCATACGGGAGTCTTTATTAATACCATAAGTCTAATGGCCTCAGAGGATATTCTTGTTACCATGGTAAAAAGAACAAAAAAATATATAATATATATAATCATGAATATGAATGTGATAAATTTCCCAACTAGTATGTTGCTATACTCATATATGGTTTTATTTTCATGTACATATGAAAGGTATGTAATTATATATGTGAAAATCATGGTTATTACTACAGAAATTAATAAGGTAAACCATGCTCCTGTACCTGCATTTTCTGTAATATCTTTAGGAAGACCTAAAGTACCATATCCCACTACAATTCCAAAAATAATAAAAGCAATCTGTCTAT from Anaeromicrobium sediminis includes the following:
- a CDS encoding GerAB/ArcD/ProY family transporter, translating into MNESLTNRQIAFIIFGIVVGYGTLGLPKDITENAGTGAWFTLLISVVITMIFTYIITYLSYVHENKTIYEYSNILVGKFITFIFMIIYIIYFFVLFTMVTRISSEAIRLMVLIKTPVWALNLIFFLVVYYAVIKKLSVIGRVCEIYGLIIIIAALTIHGAVFTQGKLINLKPFFVAGHMGAYVKATLVTLVPFLGIEILVIIPFDNNKNNKKIFKYTIAMIGLIGFCYILNVESCISVMGVDGIVHYEDALFATIRRIDIKSLEFLERIDGIFLTIWIMCIICTITLGAYGSIFMINKLYNKIHFNILAFIVILSSFIVSQIPKTADEVGKILDYVGYLGLITAGVIPLILLIITKVKKYDKKI